ggaaaaaaatccagcTCTGTTGTGACAAATTCTTAACCAATTTTTTTGGAAAGATTTAAAATAACAGTTTCTGTTGCGTAGGCTGTGATCCTGTTGACGTCCGTGCTCACTTGCCCAGTACTTTCATATACATAAAATGAGAGGTATTTTTGGTGGAAGGAAGCACTGTCAGTGTATCTGATTGGTAAAATAACTTAAAAATCACATTTCAACAGTAACTTCCAACTGCCCTAGAGCACGAGTTAATGAGATCACATGGAAACATATTGCAAACCAGGAAACATATTTTATACAAGaccaaaacagtggaaaaaatgtTAAATACACAACATAGTGGGGCTTCGTTCTGTGCACTTCACCTTTCTTGTTTGTGTTAGCACACAGGCACTCCGGGTGCCTCCTGACGGAGCGCGGCACAGCGCCTACGGCCGCTTGCTGCACCGGAAAGATAAAAGCCTGTTTGGGCAAACTGTCCTATTCCTGCCCTTGAAGTCATCGACAAAAAGCTGCCCCTGACGCAACAGCTGAGGGCCAGCCTTTCTGATGAACATGGGCTACTTGGCACTGCAGTGGGGGAACAGAAAAGGCTTTTTCTAAGTAAATGGGAAGGCTCTGAAGGATTTGCCTGGTGTTAGAAGTCTCCACCCCAGCTCTGAAAGATGAGTGCCTAACTCTGGGTGGCTCGACCCAAAGGGGTTGCTGCGTTTCCCAGCACTGATTTGAGCCAGGGTCTTGAAAGGAGCTTGGCAATGCAGAGGAGAATGAGAATGATGAGGAAGGGGAGTGTGCTGCAACATTAAGAGCCATGGACCACTCCACCTCAGTTTCAGGAGACAGCACAAGGCAGAGAGGTGCTGGCTGAAGAAAGGTGAGACTGACGAGGCTGGAAACCAGGAAATGCATTGCTAACTAAAACACTTCACACTTCAGCTACACACTTACTGCTTTCATTTTGAGAAAGGCAGCTTCACTGTCAAGAGCAAGAAGCCAGGTGTgcttggggaggaggaggaaagggggTGACCATCAGAATCAGGGACTAGGAACAGCCTACAAGCCCTTGGAAAGCTGAACTATTTTCCTGCACCACATGCCTCTTACAGAAGACTCCAAAATAAAGTCTGTATCTACGACAGAAGGAAAATGCAATGAATGTAACTAGGATTTCAGCTATTCTGTACTGCTTCCTACCCAGAGCCCTGTTGTGATAAATAAATTTGATTAACAGATTGAACCACCAGCAGCTGAAAAAttagtttttcttctttaaacAGAAGTAGCAgggaagacaaaaaaacccagagaatCACTGTCCAGTAGAGACAGAAAAATATTGACAGACAGCCTTCAGATGAGCTGAAAAAATTTCAGATAAGCTGAAATAATTCGCAAAAGAACCATCTTCTTAACTAACTTGTATTCACTGTGCACAAAGCATAAATGTAAAAGGCCCTGCAACAATCACCATAATGAGATCATATGCTTGGCCAGCAATATAAAAATATTGAGACATAATAAACTTCAAGTAAAGCCACAGGTTTGATGGCACGAAATGGTCCTGCTCCCTGAGCTTCTGAATGCCTGATTTCCAGACTTCCCAGCCTGGGGGTCATCCCCTGGAAAGTGGATAACTGGTTACAACCTATGCATAGCCAGCTCCTTGAACAGCCTCTTTCACCCTTCAAGGCTTGACTCGTGGTTACACCACACCAACAACAGAGGCAGTGTCACAAGACACAGTTAAGTGGAGTGAGTGGATGGGCAGATTTGGCAGGAAACAAGacaggaaggaaaaggaggaaacaaaagcATGCAATAAAGATACTACTGGGATTGTCCTCTAAGTCGGGGTTCCTTACCTCATGTAGGATGTTGGAGATAGAGGCTTTGGTTTGGCCCACTGATAAGGATGCTGTGGCACAGACAAGTACTGCTCGCAGAAGTTTCCTTTCCTGATGTGCTGGAAGCTGGAGAAGTCTTCTGGTGACAAATCGGCAGTTGGCGATATGGTCCCATGATCCTCGCCAGCCGGCTCCGTTTTGAGCGTCATGGATGGGGTGTGATCAATGGTGGTCTTCCTCGACTTGATGGGAATCCCATCGTTCATATCGAGGGTGCTGTCAGTGGTGAGGGCGTTGATGGCAGCGACGATGGCGGAGCTGGTGTACTGGTTTGTGTTCCCCAGCCACGTGTCATCCGTGACGCTCACCCGCGGTGAGTTTTGCGGAGAAGGAGTGGGGGAGTGGTGTGGGGAATAGGAAGTCTGCCGGCCATTTAGGCTGTACTTCCTTTTGTTGCAGGGAGACGGAGGCCTGGAGTTGCGAGCTCCCAGCCAGTTCTCCTCTGTGATGCTCGTTCTGGGAGACGCCGATGGAGAGTGCCTCGGGGAACTGAGCAAAGTACAGGCCACCATGCTGCGCTGGTAGCCCTCCTCTGTGTCGGTGGTCTTTGGAGACACACACGGGGATTGCCACGGAGAGGTCTGAGGTGAAGTGTATGGATATGAGTAGTTGGACTCATAGGAAGACGCTTCAGAGTTGCAGCTTCTGGAAGACAAGCTACTCGCTGGACTGAGGCAGGACGGGTCTCTGTACGCCTCGATGTTCGGCAAGTTCAAAGTGGCAGTGGAAGGCGACCGCTTGGCGTTAGGGATGGCCTCCTCCACCTCATCGTGGAAAAACTGGTTGTTGTTGTGATGCAATCCCATGTAAGACGTGATCTCAATTCTGGGGCTCTCCAGCGCTGGAGCCCCATTAGGTCTCATGTTTGGCGGCAGGTAGTACTCGGAGGCTCCACTGTCAATGTGTCCTCCGTATCCAGAAGGATGGCTTGTCGATGGGACAACTGAAATGACGGGATTTGATGTCTGCAGGCCATGACATGGAGTTGACAGTGAGGAATGTGCCACATTTAGAGGCAAGCCAGCATTTACATTTGAAGATGCATAATTATAGTGTTctggaagaaacaaacaaacaacaaagaaTGACATGAGGTGCTGCACAAATATACTCACTTAGTAACATACCCAGCTGAAATGGTGGGACATGGCACAACACACAAAAGCACAGCTCTCCTCAACAGCACAGCCCAGAGGTGTGCCATGTTGGGCAAGAGGCTGCAGACTAGCATCCTTGAAAACACCACCGACTGAACAGAACAAGACAAGGTATCTTGGGATGGGGAATGCATGCAGACAGAGCAGGTCTTGAGAACATGGTTCCTAGGTGAACCTTTAAAGCAAAAAAGTTGAGTCGCCAAACAACATTGCTTCAGGATTCTAGGAGACTGCAGCCTTCAGAGATGCAGCTGAAGAGATGTGTTTTTACATAAGTGAGCCTAACTCCCTCACTGAAAAGTTGGAATTCACAAAAAACTGGACAAAAAAACAAAAGTGGAGGCAGactaaagcaaagaaaaagatcAACTGCATTCTGTTAAAAAAATTATACACAATCGAAATTTCAATTACAGCAAGTTTCCAACTGGTTCCAGTTAActaagattttggaaaaagatGGATCTATTCATCTGCTCTGGTTTCTGGGACCACTTATCCTCCAGCCCAACTGGCAGAGGCCAGGTGAAGGATAAACATGGATGTCTCACTACTCAGCGACAGCTGAAATTCCACTGAAATTGCTGGTTATTGCGCACGCCACATCAAGCGTTGCCAGCAGCGTGCTCTGGGCCAGCTCTCCAACCATTTAACAGTGACGGGAGTATAAAACCaagagcagagctgcacagccagtGTGGAAAACCTGGAAAGTGACAGATCACATCACAGCCTTGTGCCAATGGGCTCCCTGACCAAGCACAAGGAACAACGTGCCCTTTGCATGCCTCCATCCCTGTAGAGCAGCATCCCTGTGGACCAGCGTTTCAAAACTGGTCCACATGGCATTATCTCTGCCTAGcctggctgtctgcctgctgaaggcATTCCTTCAGCTCTGCTCCCTTGTCCCAGGGATGTATAAGTGACTCTTTTTGTCACCCAGAGATATTGGTTGGCTGCCCATGGGGGAAATGGGCAGCCCTCAACCAAGGACAACATGCCCCTGGTGCTCTGAGCTGTGGTGGGATGAGGAATCCTCACCTCTATTCTTCCTGATATAGGGAGGCTCTGCGTCACCAGGACACACGAACCAGACACGTAAGCCCTAGCACCAGTATCTCTTACTTTACTGGAAAAAGAGAGCAAAATCTTTGTATCAGGGACAATGACTGCTGAACTCTGAGTCTGGGTAAGGCTGGTGTACAGGTTCCTCTCAGAAGTCTGGAAATGgcacccagctccagccccaagcTGTGCTTGCAATGCATCAGCCTTCCCTGAGGTTTATTATGGCAGCAGCATCACTTTCCTGCAGGACAGAGGGAAACTCCACATGCCCCGCGGccacagccagtccacatgggaAACCTGTCACTTTCTATCCCAGGAGGCAAGTTCCCTTGGCAGTCATCTTGCGCACCTTCCCTCGGAAGATATGGAAAGGCTGTGTTAATTACTGCAGCTGCTGTTCCGGAGGTGACCAGGGAGCTCTGCAAATGCAAACGAGTCTCCAAGCTGGTAACCAGCACAGCCAGCTATTCTCTTTCTCTTGTTTATCAGCTCAGCCCTCTCTGGTGTCATCCACCTGTGATCCCACGCTCACCTTTCTCTCTGGCAACGACTCCAAGGCAAACGGTACTTAGGAAAAATTAATGTGCTGTGGCAGcttcacagcagctccagctgatgCATGTCATAGCAGGTAACAGTTGGGAATGATGAGCAACAACACCTTTTGAACTTGCTCTCTAGTCTGCCCTGAGATACTGGCCACTTGCTCAGGAAGGGTCATTAAATTACACTGCAGTGTGCCACAAATAACACTGGATTATTCAAAACATGCTGCAGCTTCACGCTCTATTCAAACAACCAGGGAAGCAGGAAATACAGCAAAAGAGGTGCTACTTGACAAAATCCAACTGCATTGGTCACACCAAGGGGCAGATCTGCCAGGGGGATCAAAATTCCCTCCTTCCAAAATCAGTTCTGTTTTGTTGCTGCCTTGTCACTTGGCCGCACCACCcacaaccaccaccaccactTCCCTCCCTCCTACCCGTCATGGAAAAAACCCCTGACATGGTACAGCTGTGGTAAGACCTTATCTGTTTCAGAAACTAGCTCAGAGAAAGGGTCTAGAGTAGTGCCTTCAGGGCAGCTTCAGCCCCTTCACTGcttcctccagctccagaggaaggTGACGTCCATGTCCACACTGCTGCTGGGACACTGGCTGTGCTCTTCTTCCACATACCCTTCCACAGGCTCCTGCTCTGGCACACAGCTGGAAGGCACTGGTGACATGGCACAGCTGGGAAGCGCTCCCAGCCAGTCCCTACCACGCACCATGCAGCCAGACACTCCAGGCAGGGACTGGGGGCTCggcaggctgccccagctctgcacccacCAGGTGGGCTTTGCCTCTGCTGACTGCGGAATCAGCGCTCTTAGATcttgtattaaaaataaataggtaaacaaacaaaataacagGGACAAGTACTGTGAGCCCAGCAGTTTGCTCAAATTCTAATGCATGACTGGAGTGAATTCAAACACTGCAGTCTGCTGGAGATCTGCAGCCCAAACTCAATAGGCAATACAAAGCTCAGATGAGCCTTTGGAATCcagtttaaaaaaatttattaaaagacaGCCTCAAGTGCTATAAGCAACAAGTTCCTTAATTCACATGACAAGGAATAGCCACTTTTAGAACTATTATGCTTTTTTTTAAGCCAACTTTTAAAGGCCCAAGAAAAATAATACCATACAATTCATAGTTTGTGTACAATAGTACACAAAATAAAAAGATGCAAAATCCAAAGCCTTCCAAACGTATTTAGATATCTTAAAATTAAAAGCAGCATGTAGAAAATATGTCTACCAAATATATAAGCCAGAACTAGGAACAAGACAGAGACCTTGGTTTGTGGGCTAAAAACCACCATCTAAAATTTCTGAAATAAGCTCATTCTCCAAAACTTCCATATTTACAAAATTCATCAAACACACATCCATAGTCAGCATTTATAACATGCTGATGTTTTCCTCACCAGGGTGAATGAGACAGGTAGAAATAAAATCCTGCATCACATAATGTAGCTATGTAGGATATTTTGACAGTCCTGATGCAGATGAAAGGCAGGTAATGCCTGTGCCGTGGGGTCACTGTTATGACTGTGACTCACAGAGGCACTCAGGACCAGTGTACAGACTACCAAGACACATTTAATAGGGTATTTTAATATCCTGGGCCACAGCCCAGTATCAGATAGACCAGTGCAGGTTTGCATCAGTTCTGCTCCAACAAATCCACACTCATGGTAAGTATAACTAGGGCAAGAAATTGGACCCTTTTGAGTTGTGAGCACACCTCCACATATTACATTTCCCTTTGTAGCAGTTATAAAGCTCCTTCTTTTCCTCTAGTTATTTCACAGTCAGCAGGTTTTATTCCTTTCTATCATTAATGGTCGGATCCTGCAAGGCATTGAGCACCATTGTtttttatttacatattttaaatAGGAATGCTGAACACCTGCAGCTTGTAGGGCCTTTAGAGAAGATGAAGGCTGTCTTACATTACTCAAGATGAAGCCATATCTATGTGTTTAAATTCATGCTTTCAAAATTGCCTAATGGAGTTAGGTACTTTTCTCACACTAGGACTTTGACATTAATTTGCTTAGGCCCCTCCACTTTAGACACTCAGATGTCTAATCACTAGAACGCTTATCAAAAAAGCTTGGTGTGAAACTCTAAAAACTGCCTTCTTCTAAAAACTAGAAGCTCATAACAACTATTTGGACACCAACATTCTCAGAGAGGTGGGCAACTGGGGAGAGCTAGGAAGGTGCAAACACCTTCGCTCATGTCCTGGCAGGTTGCGTTAGGCAGCCAAGGATTTGCAAACCTGCTAGAATTTACAGGCAAAAAGATAAGGCACAGAGCAAACACAGCCCTACTCTGAGGCAGCGTTAAGTCACCCACTTGTACAAGAGCTCTTACGGTGACCCGCTATCACCGACGCTGCAGCGAGTTAACCACGCACCAGGAAGCGGCAACCTTTTCTCTCTGCCAGTTCCAGCCTTGTTCGCCGCATTTCCACCTCAAGCGTTGCTTAAAAGCCATAAAAACAGACAGCCGGACCGAGACACCAGAGTTGGAAACAGTTGTGACGCGTGACAAATTCACGCCCGTTATTTTTATTTGCGGATGACCTTCAAGCTAAACCCTGAGCCTAACTCCGGCTCACGGGGGGATGGGGAAAGGGGGCTCAAGTGAGTTCTCAACCAGGCTCTGTCACGGGCAAGACCCAAAGCCAGCCGGGCAAGCCGTGCGAGCGGTCAGCGAGGGGGTCCGGTCATTTCAAACAACTCCAaacttctaaaaactctgcaccGGCGTCCCCCCGGGTCGTCTCCCCCTGCACCTCGTTCGGCTGCTGCCACGGACCCGCCAGAGGAGCGCCTGCCGCTCGGTCAGGACTCTATCCCGCTCGCCGCGGCCCCGCTCGCCGCTTCCCGGCGCGGCTGAGGCGACCAGCGCCGCCCGGGGCCGGGCAGACCCGTCAGGGCGGGATTGCCGGCTCCCCCACCCCGCGAAGGGAGGTAGCCTTTTCCCCTCCCGAACGGGGCAGCGCAAGGAGGGCTCCCCGCAGCATCCCGCCGCCAGCACCCCCGGAGGTA
The sequence above is drawn from the Melospiza melodia melodia isolate bMelMel2 chromosome 1, bMelMel2.pri, whole genome shotgun sequence genome and encodes:
- the NFATC1 gene encoding nuclear factor of activated T-cells, cytoplasmic 1 isoform X6 produces the protein MTGVEAEQEFDFDFLFEFKHSDEGGEHYNYASSNVNAGLPLNVAHSSLSTPCHGLQTSNPVISVVPSTSHPSGYGGHIDSGASEYYLPPNMRPNGAPALESPRIEITSYMGLHHNNNQFFHDEVEEAIPNAKRSPSTATLNLPNIEAYRDPSCLSPASSLSSRSCNSEASSYESNYSYPYTSPQTSPWQSPCVSPKTTDTEEGYQRSMVACTLLSSPRHSPSASPRTSITEENWLGARNSRPPSPCNKRKYSLNGRQTSYSPHHSPTPSPQNSPRVSVTDDTWLGNTNQYTSSAIVAAINALTTDSTLDMNDGIPIKSRKTTIDHTPSMTLKTEPAGEDHGTISPTADLSPEDFSSFQHIRKGNFCEQYLSVPQHPYQWAKPKPLSPTSYMSPSLPALDWQLPSHSGPYELRIEVQPKSHHRAHYETEGSRGAVKASAGGHPIVQLHGYLESEPLTLQLFIGTADDRLLRPHAFYQVHRITGKTVSTTSHETILSNTKVLEIPLLPENNMRAIIDCAGILKLRNSDIELRKGETDIGRKNTRVRLVFRVHIPQANGRTLSLQVASNPIECSQRSAQELPLVEKQSTDSFPVTGGKKMVLTGHNFLQDSKVIFVEKAPDGHHVWEMEAKTDKEMCKPNSLLVEIPPFRNQRITSPVQVNFYVCNGKRKRSQYQLFTYLPANGENSQWIQGHVTSLIPPPMDGPIASPWSSAL